The Methanobrevibacter arboriphilus JCM 13429 = DSM 1125 genome includes a region encoding these proteins:
- the aroC gene encoding chorismate synthase, which produces MTNTTGKIFSITSFGSSHGKAIGAVIDGCPANLELSEKNIQKELDRRRPGTSSITSPRKEKDKIQILSGIFEGKTDGTPITGVVFNEDKRSKDYSYLKNTPRPGHGDYTWIEKYGNYDYNGGGRGSGRVTIGHVIGGAIAKKLLEQFGIKVISHVVQVGDIKAKTVNMNLIEEKASENPVHCADPNAAKEMEELILEYKNKGDSIGGIVETIAINVPAGLGEPIFGKLDGELAKALMEIGSVKGVEIGFGFDVANSTASQINDEYYIKDNNSDNNINNINIGTTTNTSGGILGGISNGMPIVTRIAVKPTPSISMLQNTIDLKNCEETKIEIKGRHDPCICPRVTVVSESAVAIVLADQMIRSGFINPSNLSQNID; this is translated from the coding sequence ATGACAAACACTACTGGAAAGATATTTTCTATAACAAGCTTTGGATCTAGCCATGGAAAAGCAATTGGAGCAGTTATTGATGGATGTCCAGCTAATCTAGAACTAAGTGAAAAAAATATACAAAAAGAACTTGATAGAAGAAGACCTGGAACAAGCTCCATTACAAGTCCTAGAAAAGAAAAAGATAAAATTCAAATATTATCAGGAATATTTGAAGGGAAAACTGATGGAACACCAATAACAGGAGTTGTATTTAATGAAGATAAACGTTCAAAAGATTATAGCTATCTTAAAAACACCCCTAGACCAGGTCATGGAGATTACACTTGGATTGAAAAATATGGAAACTATGATTATAATGGTGGAGGTCGTGGAAGTGGTAGAGTCACGATTGGTCATGTTATAGGAGGAGCTATAGCTAAAAAACTATTAGAACAATTTGGAATTAAAGTCATATCTCATGTTGTTCAAGTTGGAGATATAAAAGCTAAAACCGTTAATATGAATTTAATTGAAGAAAAAGCAAGCGAAAATCCTGTTCATTGTGCTGATCCAAATGCAGCTAAAGAAATGGAAGAATTAATATTAGAATATAAAAATAAAGGAGATTCAATTGGAGGAATTGTTGAAACAATAGCTATTAATGTTCCAGCAGGTCTTGGAGAGCCTATCTTTGGAAAATTAGATGGCGAATTAGCTAAAGCACTTATGGAAATTGGGTCTGTTAAAGGAGTTGAGATTGGTTTTGGATTTGATGTAGCTAATTCCACTGCTTCACAAATAAATGATGAATATTATATAAAAGATAATAATAGTGATAATAATATTAATAATATCAATATTGGAACTACTACCAACACTTCTGGAGGAATATTAGGTGGAATAAGTAATGGAATGCCAATTGTTACAAGGATAGCTGTTAAACCAACTCCTTCAATATCCATGTTACAAAATACAATTGATTTAAAAAATTGTGAAGAAACAAAAATTGAGATCAAAGGAAGGCATGATCCTTGTATATGTCCAAGAGTAACAGTTGTTAGTGAATCAGCTGTAGCTATTGTTTTAGCTGATCAAATGATAAGATCTGGCTTTATAAATCCTTCTAATTTAAGTCAAAATATAGATTAA
- a CDS encoding MBL fold metallo-hydrolase, whose amino-acid sequence MSLKFYGGVNEIGGNKILVDNKDSSNSDNKNISSLFLDFGMSFSKAGDYFSEFLQPRKLNGIMDFVELGLLPKIKGIYREDYLKHCGLESSKEPSVDGVLLSHAHMDHCAYIHHLRGDIPIFMRKESEIILSVLEETGKSSFGEIMNLKKSFHYVPKKRGEGYKKLTGKEAKVERNIVSIDPYSPFDINGFKVTSIPVDHSLPGSSAYFLENDDEAIVYSGDIRFHGRNKSFSDKFVTESYKFNPTIMLCEGTRINENGKGNEEDIETKAVNLIKDYNGLIFVNYPIRDLDRLITFYNVAKYTDRILAINSKQAYMLKLLEDEKSIENDKYPKLSDSNIVVYFPRKKQGLISGEHYVCYDGDWKTLDSCDLELKSDYDIWEREFLEGDNVINYTDLQEEPQKYIFRCDFFELNQLIDIKPENGLYIHSATEPFNEEMEIDFKRVENWLNHFNLLPIHHMHVSGHGSGDEILALIREINPEKLYPIHTENIESFDILKDDGIDVIHPNLSF is encoded by the coding sequence ATGTCATTAAAGTTTTATGGTGGAGTAAATGAAATTGGTGGGAATAAAATCCTTGTTGATAATAAAGATTCTTCCAATTCAGACAATAAAAATATTTCTTCTCTATTTTTAGACTTTGGTATGAGCTTTTCAAAAGCTGGAGATTATTTTTCAGAATTTTTACAACCTAGAAAACTTAATGGAATTATGGATTTTGTTGAATTGGGCTTGCTTCCTAAAATTAAGGGAATTTATAGAGAAGACTATTTGAAACATTGTGGATTAGAAAGCTCTAAAGAACCCTCTGTTGATGGTGTTTTATTATCTCATGCACACATGGATCATTGTGCTTATATCCATCACCTCCGTGGTGATATTCCGATTTTTATGAGAAAAGAATCTGAAATTATCCTTTCAGTTTTAGAAGAAACTGGTAAATCCTCATTTGGAGAGATTATGAATCTTAAGAAGAGTTTTCATTATGTTCCTAAAAAGAGAGGGGAAGGTTATAAAAAACTGACTGGTAAGGAAGCAAAGGTTGAAAGAAATATAGTAAGCATTGATCCTTACTCTCCTTTTGATATTAATGGCTTTAAAGTAACTTCTATTCCTGTTGATCATTCTCTTCCTGGTTCTTCTGCTTATTTTTTAGAGAATGATGATGAAGCTATTGTTTATAGTGGTGATATTCGTTTTCATGGTAGAAATAAAAGTTTTAGTGATAAATTTGTTACTGAATCTTATAAATTCAATCCTACTATAATGCTTTGTGAGGGAACAAGAATTAACGAGAATGGTAAAGGAAATGAGGAAGATATTGAAACAAAAGCTGTTAATTTAATTAAAGATTATAATGGATTAATCTTTGTTAATTATCCTATTAGGGATTTAGATAGACTTATCACTTTTTATAATGTTGCAAAATATACTGATAGGATTTTAGCTATTAATTCTAAACAAGCTTATATGTTGAAGCTATTGGAAGATGAAAAGAGTATTGAAAACGATAAATATCCTAAATTAAGTGATTCTAACATTGTTGTTTATTTTCCTCGTAAAAAGCAAGGTTTAATCTCTGGTGAACATTATGTTTGTTATGATGGTGATTGGAAAACTTTAGATTCTTGTGATTTGGAGCTTAAAAGTGATTATGATATTTGGGAAAGAGAGTTTTTAGAAGGAGATAATGTAATTAATTACACCGATTTACAAGAAGAGCCTCAAAAATATATTTTTAGATGTGATTTCTTTGAACTTAATCAATTGATTGATATTAAACCAGAAAATGGGTTGTATATTCATTCAGCTACTGAACCTTTTAATGAAGAGATGGAAATTGATTTTAAGCGAGTTGAAAATTGGTTAAATCACTTTAATCTTCTTCCTATTCATCACATGCATGTTTCTGGTCATGGGAGTGGGGATGAGATATTAGCTTTGATTCGTGAAATAAATCCTGAAAAACTATATCCTATTCATACCGAGAATATTGAATCTTTTGATATCTTAAAAGATGATGGTATAGATGTTATACATCCTAATCTTAGTTTTTAG
- a CDS encoding MBL fold metallo-hydrolase produces MSLKLSVLASGSSGNIIYIESDGTSILIDAGLSKKRTEILLNRIGKNLRDIKAIFISHEHVDHVRGIGVINRCYDTLIYGNKDTLSCNKFKKTTGLINPDSLNFIESDESIILGDLKITAFSTSHDSINSQFYMIEHEDKKLVCLTDIGHVDSKTLSIIKCADVYLIESNHNVDLLLNGNRPEFNKQRILSKVGHLSNEDCGSVLSNCIDETTHSIILCHLSNDHNNKSIALKSVKKILSENCSFFSNSLNIIAFTQKDDPTDFINV; encoded by the coding sequence TTGAGCTTAAAATTATCTGTTTTGGCAAGTGGGTCTAGTGGAAATATCATTTACATTGAAAGTGATGGAACTTCAATATTAATAGATGCAGGCTTAAGTAAAAAACGGACTGAAATTCTTTTAAATAGAATTGGTAAGAATTTAAGAGATATTAAAGCTATTTTTATTTCTCATGAGCATGTAGACCATGTAAGAGGTATTGGAGTCATTAATCGTTGCTATGACACATTAATCTATGGAAATAAGGACACTTTAAGCTGTAATAAATTTAAAAAAACAACGGGTCTTATAAATCCAGATTCATTGAATTTTATAGAATCTGATGAAAGTATTATTTTAGGTGATTTAAAAATTACTGCATTTTCTACCAGTCATGACTCTATTAACTCTCAATTTTACATGATTGAGCATGAAGATAAAAAATTGGTATGTTTAACAGATATTGGTCATGTAGATTCTAAAACTTTATCAATAATTAAATGTGCAGATGTTTATTTAATTGAAAGTAATCATAATGTAGATTTACTTTTAAATGGAAACCGACCAGAATTTAATAAACAAAGAATCCTTAGTAAAGTTGGTCATTTATCTAATGAAGACTGTGGGAGTGTTTTATCTAATTGTATAGATGAAACTACACATAGTATTATATTATGCCATCTTAGTAATGATCACAACAATAAATCAATTGCACTTAAATCTGTTAAGAAGATTTTATCTGAAAATTGTAGTTTTTTTTCAAATTCTCTCAATATTATAGCTTTCACCCAAAAGGATGATCCTACTGATTTTATCAATGTTTAA
- a CDS encoding AbrB/MazE/SpoVT family DNA-binding domain-containing protein: MITTKLYNRYQTVIPSEIRKKISVDPDSIVEWTINEKGKVELEFRKKVTEKDIIGLIKQELPYNSVEIKKRSGKGLDWE, from the coding sequence ATGATTACAACTAAATTATATAATAGATATCAAACTGTAATCCCATCTGAAATTAGAAAAAAAATTTCTGTTGATCCAGATTCAATTGTTGAATGGACCATTAATGAAAAAGGAAAAGTAGAATTAGAATTTCGCAAAAAAGTAACAGAAAAAGACATTATTGGATTAATAAAACAAGAATTACCTTATAATTCTGTTGAAATAAAAAAAAGGTCTGGTAAAGGTTTAGATTGGGAATAG
- a CDS encoding type II toxin-antitoxin system VapC family toxin: MIFVDSCLIIAMVVEKDQWHNQSLLLVEDLEKEEKVITEAMILESLNMIGKCKGGKVGRIIFQYIEDNYRIYKAPDFLNRAMKEFIKYDGTLSLADCTAIIAMKDLGICEIYSFDDHFDKVDGILRVN, encoded by the coding sequence ATGATTTTTGTAGATTCTTGTTTAATAATTGCCATGGTGGTGGAAAAAGACCAATGGCATAATCAATCATTACTATTAGTGGAGGATCTTGAAAAGGAAGAAAAGGTTATCACAGAAGCAATGATTTTAGAATCATTAAATATGATTGGGAAATGTAAAGGTGGAAAAGTTGGAAGAATCATTTTCCAATATATAGAAGACAATTACCGTATTTATAAAGCTCCAGATTTTCTAAATAGAGCAATGAAAGAATTTATTAAATATGATGGAACTTTATCATTAGCAGACTGCACAGCAATAATCGCAATGAAAGATTTAGGAATATGTGAAATATACAGCTTTGATGACCATTTTGACAAAGTAGATGGAATATTAAGGGTAAATTAA
- a CDS encoding endonuclease III domain-containing protein → MINSKYKNNLNLIFDKLLKTYSYQGWWPFIDYDGVNPTKTGAISGYHPKDYDFPKNSNQKFEVIIGSILTQNTTWPSVEQALNNLNKLVDFDPLSILEFANNNEEPFKNAIRCVGFVNQKTEYLKNISNFYIDLKEDLDKEDEIPSRKDLLAVKGIGNETADSILLFAHKQKEFKVDSYTKRIFTYLGYIKENDSYMSIKNFFETNFSGDVNMFQEYHALIVEHAKRYYSKKPYGVNDKILNEFKI, encoded by the coding sequence ATGATTAACAGTAAATATAAAAATAATTTGAATTTAATATTTGATAAACTACTCAAAACTTATTCTTATCAAGGTTGGTGGCCATTTATTGATTATGATGGAGTAAATCCTACTAAAACAGGAGCTATATCTGGTTATCATCCTAAAGATTATGATTTTCCAAAAAATAGTAATCAAAAGTTTGAGGTGATTATTGGCTCAATTCTTACTCAAAATACTACATGGCCTTCAGTAGAACAGGCATTAAATAATTTAAACAAACTAGTTGATTTTGATCCTCTTTCTATTTTAGAATTTGCAAATAATAATGAAGAACCATTTAAAAATGCAATAAGATGTGTTGGATTTGTTAATCAAAAAACAGAATATCTTAAAAATATATCTAACTTTTATATTGATTTAAAAGAGGATTTAGATAAGGAAGATGAAATTCCTTCAAGAAAAGATCTTTTAGCTGTTAAAGGTATTGGAAATGAAACTGCCGATTCAATACTTCTTTTTGCTCATAAACAGAAAGAGTTTAAAGTCGATTCTTATACAAAAAGAATTTTTACTTATTTAGGATATATTAAAGAAAATGATAGTTATATGTCAATCAAGAACTTTTTTGAAACTAATTTTTCAGGGGATGTTAATATGTTTCAAGAATATCATGCTTTGATTGTTGAACATGCTAAAAGATATTATTCAAAAAAACCTTATGGTGTAAATGATAAAATACTTAATGAATTTAAAATATAA
- the hemB gene encoding porphobilinogen synthase yields MNFPITRMRRLRKSPEIRDIFRETKLNKEDLIYPIFVKEGLENGKKEPISTMPDEFRYSVDDAVEFGKLLEKKGLKSIIIFGMPLEETKDEIGSPAFSDDGIVQKTIRKFKKETNLIVISDVCLCQYTSHGHCGIFSEFADKGFDGLNKDIADNISDSFEILNDETLDYLAEVALSHAEAGADIVAPSDMMDGRVMAIRDILDKNGHENTPIMSYSAKYASSFYAPFREAVCSSPGCGDRKSYQMDPANSKEAIRESELDLIEGADILMVKPALAYLDIIKSLKEEFDLPLAAYNVSGEYSMIKAAIEAGYLTEDAIFESLLSIKRAGADLILTHFAPYVLDKL; encoded by the coding sequence ATGAATTTTCCAATTACAAGAATGAGAAGGCTTCGAAAATCTCCTGAGATTCGAGATATTTTTAGAGAAACAAAGCTTAATAAAGAAGATTTGATCTATCCTATTTTTGTTAAAGAAGGGCTTGAAAATGGTAAAAAAGAACCTATCTCTACAATGCCTGATGAATTTAGATACTCTGTTGATGATGCTGTTGAATTTGGAAAATTATTGGAAAAAAAAGGATTAAAATCAATAATAATATTTGGAATGCCTTTAGAAGAAACAAAAGATGAAATTGGATCTCCTGCATTTTCAGATGATGGAATTGTTCAAAAAACTATTAGAAAATTTAAAAAGGAAACTAATCTTATTGTTATCAGTGATGTTTGTTTATGTCAATATACTTCTCATGGACATTGTGGTATTTTTAGTGAATTTGCTGATAAAGGTTTTGATGGCCTTAATAAGGATATTGCTGATAATATTTCTGATTCTTTTGAAATTTTAAATGATGAAACTTTAGATTATTTAGCTGAAGTAGCTTTATCTCATGCTGAAGCTGGAGCAGATATTGTGGCTCCTTCTGATATGATGGATGGTCGTGTAATGGCTATAAGAGATATTCTTGATAAGAATGGTCATGAAAATACTCCTATCATGTCATATTCTGCTAAATATGCTTCTTCATTTTATGCTCCTTTTAGAGAGGCAGTGTGTTCTAGTCCAGGTTGTGGAGATAGAAAATCTTATCAAATGGATCCAGCTAATTCTAAAGAAGCTATTCGTGAAAGTGAGCTTGATTTAATTGAAGGTGCTGATATTTTAATGGTTAAACCTGCTTTAGCATATTTAGATATTATAAAATCTTTAAAGGAAGAGTTTGATCTTCCATTAGCTGCTTATAATGTAAGTGGAGAATATTCTATGATTAAAGCAGCTATTGAAGCAGGTTATTTAACTGAAGATGCTATTTTTGAAAGTTTACTTTCTATAAAGAGAGCTGGGGCTGATTTGATTTTAACTCATTTTGCTCCTTATGTTTTAGATAAATTATAA
- a CDS encoding triphosphoribosyl-dephospho-CoA synthase, with amino-acid sequence MNPELIAKIAQISSVLEVSGYPKPGNVHRTRDFHDMVFEDFIISGIVIGDTIREAASFGSEINNFISFKEANIGKYILKAVKETDKWISNNTNLGIIMLLTPIAISAAISNNIDELRENIHNIIVNSTVIDTVALYEAIGIADAGGMGDTDEYSVTSEDATKELIENNLNIFDVLTISSSWDSLAKELTNKMPVTFDIGYPTFLKLNKEYSTNLATITTFLTILSEVPDTLISRKYGGEKALEVSSLAKEVLDSLDIDEDLNTFNKKIKDFDDYLFENKLNPGTTADLTASSIMVSLLSDYY; translated from the coding sequence ATTAATCCTGAGTTAATAGCTAAAATAGCTCAAATATCATCGGTTCTTGAGGTTAGTGGGTATCCAAAACCTGGTAATGTCCATAGAACTCGTGATTTTCATGATATGGTTTTTGAAGATTTTATTATTAGTGGAATTGTAATTGGAGATACTATTCGTGAAGCTGCATCTTTTGGAAGTGAGATTAATAATTTTATATCTTTTAAAGAGGCAAATATTGGGAAATATATTCTTAAAGCTGTTAAGGAAACAGATAAATGGATATCTAACAATACTAATTTAGGCATTATAATGTTACTTACTCCAATTGCTATTTCTGCAGCTATTAGTAATAATATTGATGAATTAAGAGAAAATATTCATAATATTATTGTTAATTCTACTGTTATTGATACTGTTGCTCTTTATGAAGCTATTGGAATAGCTGACGCTGGTGGAATGGGTGATACTGATGAGTATAGTGTTACAAGTGAAGATGCTACAAAAGAGCTTATTGAAAATAATTTAAATATTTTTGATGTTTTAACTATCTCTTCATCCTGGGATAGTTTAGCTAAAGAATTAACAAATAAAATGCCAGTTACTTTTGATATTGGTTATCCAACATTTTTAAAATTAAATAAAGAATATTCGACTAATTTAGCCACTATAACTACGTTTTTAACAATTTTATCTGAAGTCCCCGATACTTTAATTTCAAGAAAGTATGGGGGTGAAAAAGCCTTGGAAGTGTCTAGTTTAGCTAAAGAAGTTTTAGATTCACTGGATATTGATGAGGATTTAAATACATTTAATAAAAAAATTAAAGATTTTGATGATTACTTATTTGAAAATAAATTAAATCCAGGAACTACTGCTGATTTAACTGCTTCATCTATTATGGTTAGTCTTTTATCTGATTATTATTAG
- a CDS encoding alpha/beta fold hydrolase has protein sequence MAGINENLLKFEKSLDTKYSTLKSFEFSSGEVLDNLNVEYLTIGNKLTNDNDEIINAIVYFHGLGENCLSIKHIHEIIGEGKVLDTNKYFIISITALGSPNSFSPSISGLGSKFPRYNINDMINFQKEFLESEFNIKHVKGLIGNSMGGSEALMWGSLYPFYMDFIISLVSSYKISGNNYILFSLINQIIKSDSNYNNGDYKEPLKSIGIANQLFYPFGFSVEYYRNNDINVINKELNTLKDNFKGYDGNDVILRGDATSNYNIEKDLSKIIAKTLIVAINQDQLFPPSLDAIPMSKMIKNSKLVIYDSIFGHLGVNEIIKIENELKNFLNKF, from the coding sequence ATGGCTGGAATTAATGAAAATTTACTTAAATTTGAAAAAAGTTTAGATACTAAGTATTCAACTTTAAAAAGTTTTGAATTCTCTTCTGGAGAAGTTTTAGATAATCTTAATGTTGAGTATTTAACTATTGGAAATAAGCTTACTAATGATAACGATGAAATCATTAATGCTATTGTATATTTTCATGGTTTAGGTGAAAATTGTCTTTCAATTAAACATATTCATGAAATTATTGGTGAAGGAAAAGTTTTAGATACTAATAAATATTTCATAATATCTATTACAGCTTTAGGTTCTCCAAATTCATTTTCTCCTTCTATTTCTGGATTAGGAAGTAAATTTCCAAGATATAATATAAATGATATGATTAATTTTCAAAAAGAATTTTTAGAGTCTGAATTTAATATTAAACATGTAAAGGGTCTTATTGGAAATTCTATGGGAGGTTCTGAAGCTCTTATGTGGGGTAGTTTGTATCCATTTTATATGGACTTTATTATATCTTTAGTTAGTAGCTATAAAATTTCAGGAAACAATTATATTTTATTTTCTTTAATTAATCAGATAATTAAAAGTGATTCTAATTATAATAATGGTGATTATAAAGAACCTTTAAAATCTATTGGTATAGCTAATCAATTATTTTATCCTTTTGGGTTTTCAGTTGAATATTATAGGAATAATGATATTAATGTGATAAATAAAGAGTTAAATACTCTTAAAGACAATTTTAAAGGATATGATGGAAATGATGTTATTTTAAGAGGTGATGCTACTTCTAATTATAATATTGAAAAAGATTTATCTAAGATAATAGCTAAAACACTGATTGTAGCTATTAATCAAGATCAACTATTTCCTCCGAGTCTTGATGCAATTCCTATGTCTAAAATGATTAAAAACTCAAAATTAGTTATATATGATTCTATTTTTGGTCATCTTGGAGTTAATGAAATAATTAAGATAGAAAATGAACTGAAAAACTTTTTAAATAAATTTTAA
- the pheS gene encoding phenylalanine--tRNA ligase subunit alpha — MCEDITKIIDELHIYEKKLLKSLKENENYTPEEIAKINSMDIKSVMSAAGSLASKDIIEVEKSVTESIKLTNVGKKYAEIGLPERRVLNVLIDEKELSMKDLAKSTGIENYEIKIVIGWLVRKKWAKINKGTVKLTDFGTGFKDKKGNDELLLEYLLECIDSAVSISDFDEDLLEGLKQLNDRKNLIEVEKQTEHSFKILEKGLKILTRGIIIQEEATQLTSEQIKTGEWKNLKYRPYDINAEYPEVFPGKGHPLRRIIEEIREIFLNLGFSESNGCILESAFWNFDSLFQPQDHAAREMQDTFYVKNPISCNLPDDVLVDSVAKTHETGGNTGSEGWNYNWDKEVAEQSVLRTHTTGISTRFLEENKPPLKMFSVGRVFRRETITYKHLPEFHQVEGIVAADGISYQNLLGTLKEFYKKLGFEVRFRPAYFPYTYLSTECEVYLEEKESWIELGGSGMFRPEVLEPLGIDVPVLAFGLGIERLAMIRYDISDIRMLYKSDIKWLREIPVDNGIKLD; from the coding sequence ATGTGTGAAGACATTACTAAGATTATTGATGAACTACATATATACGAAAAAAAGCTATTGAAGTCTCTTAAAGAAAATGAGAATTATACTCCTGAAGAAATAGCTAAAATCAATTCTATGGATATTAAATCAGTTATGAGTGCAGCTGGTTCACTTGCTTCAAAAGATATTATTGAAGTAGAAAAATCTGTAACTGAGTCTATTAAATTGACGAATGTTGGCAAAAAATACGCTGAAATTGGTCTTCCAGAAAGAAGAGTTTTAAATGTTTTAATAGATGAAAAAGAGCTATCTATGAAAGATTTAGCTAAATCTACTGGTATTGAAAATTATGAGATAAAAATTGTTATTGGATGGCTAGTTCGTAAAAAATGGGCTAAGATTAATAAAGGTACAGTTAAATTAACCGATTTTGGTACTGGGTTTAAGGATAAAAAAGGCAATGATGAACTTTTATTGGAATACTTATTGGAGTGTATTGATTCAGCAGTCTCTATCTCTGATTTTGATGAAGATTTACTTGAAGGATTAAAACAGCTAAATGATAGGAAAAATCTAATTGAAGTGGAAAAACAAACAGAACACAGTTTTAAAATTCTTGAAAAAGGTTTAAAAATATTAACTAGAGGAATAATTATTCAAGAGGAAGCTACTCAATTAACATCGGAGCAAATTAAAACTGGGGAATGGAAAAACTTAAAATATCGTCCTTATGATATTAATGCTGAATATCCTGAAGTTTTTCCTGGTAAAGGTCATCCTCTTAGAAGGATTATTGAGGAAATTCGTGAAATATTCCTAAATCTTGGTTTTTCTGAATCTAATGGATGTATTTTGGAATCTGCTTTTTGGAATTTTGATTCTTTATTCCAACCTCAAGATCATGCTGCTCGTGAGATGCAGGATACTTTTTATGTTAAAAACCCTATTAGCTGTAATCTTCCTGATGATGTTTTAGTTGATTCTGTAGCTAAAACTCATGAAACTGGTGGAAATACTGGTTCTGAAGGATGGAATTATAATTGGGATAAAGAAGTTGCAGAACAGTCAGTTTTAAGGACTCATACAACTGGAATATCAACAAGGTTTTTAGAAGAAAATAAACCTCCATTAAAAATGTTTTCGGTTGGAAGGGTATTTAGAAGAGAAACAATTACTTATAAACATTTACCTGAGTTTCATCAAGTTGAAGGTATTGTTGCTGCAGATGGAATTAGCTATCAAAATCTACTTGGAACTTTAAAAGAATTTTATAAAAAATTAGGTTTCGAAGTTAGATTTAGACCTGCTTATTTCCCATATACATATTTATCAACTGAATGTGAAGTTTATCTTGAAGAAAAAGAAAGTTGGATAGAACTTGGAGGTTCTGGAATGTTCAGACCAGAAGTTTTAGAGCCATTAGGTATTGATGTCCCTGTACTTGCATTTGGACTTGGAATTGAGAGATTAGCTATGATCAGATATGATATAAGTGATATTAGAATGCTTTATAAGAGTGATATTAAATGGTTAAGAGAAATTCCAGTTGATAATGGGATAAAATTAGATTAA
- a CDS encoding CBS domain-containing protein, whose product MKIKDVMNQEVISVNEQTSPIEAFEKMYKNGVRRLFVIDDNGTPKGVVSYSDLIGVLNKLSDLNKENNQEKIKNIMTTNIMTVNSEENIKNAANLMLRADVSGLLVIKAKKPVGVITKTDICRLVAANLLIPKNDD is encoded by the coding sequence ATGAAAATTAAAGATGTAATGAACCAAGAAGTAATATCAGTGAACGAACAAACAAGCCCAATTGAAGCTTTTGAAAAAATGTATAAAAATGGAGTTAGAAGACTTTTCGTTATAGATGATAATGGAACTCCCAAAGGTGTTGTTTCTTATAGTGACTTAATAGGAGTTTTAAACAAATTAAGTGATTTAAATAAAGAAAATAATCAGGAAAAAATTAAAAACATAATGACAACTAATATTATGACTGTAAATTCTGAAGAAAATATAAAAAATGCAGCTAACTTAATGTTAAGGGCAGATGTATCTGGACTCCTTGTAATAAAAGCTAAAAAACCAGTGGGCGTTATTACAAAAACAGATATATGCAGGTTAGTAGCTGCAAATTTACTTATTCCAAAAAATGATGATTAA
- the nikR gene encoding nickel-responsive transcriptional regulator NikR, with protein MRKVLKMMRISMSLPKKLLADFDEVLKDRGYQSRSKGIRDALKDYIVRYQWMNEMEGNRIGVITVIYDHYYTGVMESLAEIQHDYRDEINTSMHIHMTSKYCIEVIVVNGDVNSIRELTEKMMRLKGVDHVKLTSTANGESFDPD; from the coding sequence ATGAGGAAGGTTTTAAAAATGATGAGAATAAGTATGTCTTTACCAAAAAAATTACTCGCCGATTTTGATGAAGTCTTAAAAGACAGAGGTTACCAATCTCGTTCAAAAGGTATTCGAGATGCTTTAAAGGATTATATAGTAAGATACCAATGGATGAATGAAATGGAAGGAAACAGAATTGGTGTTATTACTGTTATATATGATCATTATTACACTGGAGTTATGGAAAGCTTAGCTGAAATCCAGCATGATTATAGGGATGAAATTAACACTAGTATGCATATACACATGACTTCTAAGTATTGTATAGAAGTTATTGTTGTTAATGGAGATGTTAATAGTATTAGGGAGTTAACAGAAAAAATGATGAGACTTAAAGGAGTCGATCATGTAAAGCTCACTAGTACAGCTAATGGTGAATCTTTCGATCCTGACTGA